One region of Catenuloplanes indicus genomic DNA includes:
- a CDS encoding WXG100 family type VII secretion target, whose amino-acid sequence MADVYGTHLKVPDSLGDAGPFINGISEEIVNNLMMLESKLLPLAESWTGDTYVYFEDQRKAWNVAADGLFGPEGIMGMIAHALNVNYNNYTEAELTNTATWKH is encoded by the coding sequence ATGGCCGACGTGTACGGCACCCACCTCAAGGTCCCGGACAGCCTCGGGGACGCCGGTCCGTTCATCAACGGCATCTCCGAGGAGATCGTCAACAACCTCATGATGCTGGAGAGCAAGCTGCTGCCGCTGGCCGAGAGCTGGACCGGTGACACGTACGTCTACTTCGAGGACCAGCGCAAGGCGTGGAACGTGGCCGCGGACGGTCTGTTCGGTCCCGAGGGCATCATGGGCATGATCGCCCACGCGCTGAACGTCAACTACAACAACTACACCGAGGCCGAACTCACCAACACGGCCACCTGGAAGCACTAG
- a CDS encoding response regulator transcription factor gives MLTIAIVDDHPVKRAGLEKFVAETSGLEVATSVRAVEDLAADVSFDVAILDVPLRPGGPALSAIESLVGRAPVVVSSTWERPLTFGAVLRTGVRGFTDSRADGRIIVSALFTVGEGGFYVCPRLADRFQSELVRNVNEDPAGLAPREVETLRWIARGLTHSQIAGRMGLTEATVNTYAKRIRAKLNAGNKAELTRMAIELGHMTDTRRFPAA, from the coding sequence ATGCTCACGATCGCGATCGTCGACGACCACCCGGTGAAACGGGCCGGTCTGGAGAAGTTCGTCGCCGAGACGTCCGGCCTCGAGGTCGCCACGTCCGTGCGCGCGGTCGAGGATCTCGCCGCCGACGTGTCGTTCGACGTGGCGATCCTGGACGTGCCGCTGCGGCCGGGCGGCCCGGCGCTGTCCGCGATCGAGAGTCTGGTCGGCCGCGCCCCCGTGGTGGTCAGCTCCACCTGGGAGCGGCCGCTGACGTTCGGCGCAGTGCTGCGGACCGGCGTGCGCGGCTTCACCGACAGCCGGGCGGACGGCCGGATCATCGTGTCCGCGCTGTTCACGGTGGGGGAGGGCGGCTTCTACGTGTGCCCGAGGCTCGCCGACCGGTTCCAGTCCGAGCTGGTCCGCAACGTCAACGAGGACCCGGCCGGCCTGGCGCCGCGCGAGGTGGAGACGCTGCGCTGGATCGCGCGCGGGCTCACCCACTCGCAGATCGCGGGCCGGATGGGGCTGACCGAGGCGACCGTGAACACGTACGCGAAGCGGATCCGGGCGAAGCTGAACGCCGGGAACAAGGCGGAGCTGACCCGGATGGCGATCGAGCTCGGTCACATGACCGACACCCGCCGTTTCCCGGCCGCGTAG
- a CDS encoding EsaB/YukD family protein, whose product MADQRSLVTVVGTRKRVDVALPAAAPVGEYAGRLADLCGQDSHDVFPPAWSLIPAGGAPLALEDTLADAGVADGAVLYLIDVAGDPGGEPAIEDIEELVADQTEDYRSKESPRGLVVIGLSLAWLAAAGVVLLSLHGGLAAAIGMTLAAMVLLGTSWGLQQRRSAVPPSLTLGMSLISAVCMATAGGLLFAELSADLWWVGVIAGANLGMIMALATTPEIILFAVELQMLVAGLLVPLFLPLRVNAAEAAAAVVVAAIALLGGSKWISASITAWASKPPKASAPMAQAVTVMLIRARGVLTFVIAGPVLALIIAQPVLALSGNWWAIALSAVAGAALLVRTKQAGFRSEAVAFGVAGLTGVFSAVGAIAERFFGTGGTAVALVIGGFVVLGIGVLITLVELPITESTTDVSLAGAAAAGRRSVAEVVGLLCNLAVAPLAMGVYGVYAELMEIGAGIIG is encoded by the coding sequence ATGGCCGATCAGCGCAGCCTCGTGACGGTCGTCGGCACGCGAAAGCGGGTCGACGTGGCGCTGCCCGCCGCCGCGCCGGTCGGCGAGTACGCGGGCCGGCTCGCCGACCTGTGCGGCCAGGACAGTCACGACGTCTTCCCGCCGGCCTGGTCGCTGATCCCGGCCGGCGGGGCGCCGCTGGCGCTGGAGGACACGCTCGCGGACGCGGGCGTCGCCGACGGCGCCGTGCTCTACCTGATCGACGTCGCCGGTGACCCGGGCGGCGAGCCCGCGATCGAGGACATCGAGGAACTCGTCGCGGACCAGACGGAGGACTACCGGTCCAAGGAGAGCCCGCGCGGCCTCGTGGTGATCGGGCTGTCGCTGGCCTGGCTGGCCGCGGCCGGCGTGGTCCTGCTGAGCCTGCACGGTGGGCTGGCGGCCGCGATCGGCATGACGCTCGCCGCGATGGTGCTGCTCGGCACGTCGTGGGGCCTGCAGCAGCGGCGCTCGGCCGTACCCCCGTCGCTCACGCTCGGCATGTCGCTGATCTCGGCCGTGTGCATGGCCACGGCCGGCGGGCTGCTCTTCGCGGAGTTGAGCGCCGACCTCTGGTGGGTCGGCGTGATCGCCGGTGCCAACCTCGGCATGATCATGGCCCTGGCCACCACGCCCGAGATCATCCTGTTCGCGGTCGAGCTGCAGATGCTGGTCGCGGGCCTGCTCGTGCCGCTGTTCCTGCCGCTTCGGGTCAACGCGGCGGAGGCGGCCGCGGCCGTGGTGGTCGCCGCGATCGCGCTGCTCGGCGGATCGAAGTGGATCTCGGCGAGCATCACCGCGTGGGCGTCGAAGCCGCCCAAGGCGAGTGCGCCGATGGCGCAGGCCGTAACCGTGATGCTGATCCGGGCGCGCGGCGTGCTGACGTTCGTGATCGCCGGCCCGGTGCTGGCACTGATCATCGCGCAGCCGGTGCTCGCGCTCTCCGGCAACTGGTGGGCGATCGCGCTGTCCGCGGTCGCCGGTGCCGCGCTGCTGGTCCGCACGAAGCAGGCCGGCTTCCGCAGCGAGGCGGTCGCGTTCGGCGTGGCCGGCCTGACCGGCGTCTTCTCCGCGGTCGGCGCGATCGCGGAGCGCTTCTTCGGCACCGGCGGGACCGCGGTGGCGCTGGTGATCGGCGGGTTCGTGGTACTCGGCATCGGCGTGCTGATCACGCTGGTCGAGTTGCCGATCACGGAGTCGACCACGGACGTGTCGCTGGCCGGTGCGGCCGCGGCCGGTCGACGGTCGGTGGCCGAGGTGGTCGGCCTGCTCTGCAACCTGGCGGTCGCGCCGCTGGCGATGGGCGTCTACGGCGTCTACGCGGAGCTGATGGAGATCGGTGCCGGCATCATCGGCTGA
- a CDS encoding right-handed parallel beta-helix repeat-containing protein produces the protein MRTGIADASSSARIERVGTKGWGRHRSIGEAIRAAQEGGIVSVAAGRYGECVVVDRSVRIVAESGGVEIAPADGAALEVRAGTALVQGVTFVSAQPHRPAVVVTGGTATLDGCEVRGGRAEIAGQASVTLDECTLSGAAGAGVDVADSARVRLHGGAVQQVDGSGLTVRGGARVTVSGTAIRHVTAAGLHLRESAVAEVERAEISHAAVAALLVEDEAGATVRDSQFFDNDGDVLRATGSAPFTADGWPGALPDRPLLDPPAFGPGEPGGVRLERCTMDRTGGTAIHLSGTAHVGVADTRIDTVTAAGVVATGDARLVMTDSHIVRPRSTGVALLGQAHARIEGCSVADSGANGLFLAGDSRVLLRRLGVKQTRYTAVHLGGTAIVTLADCEISDTPECGVRVTGRAMARIDGGRVERARQSGVAVEETGDAHLRGVTVTEGEVGVRVDSPHRALVENCTISEIAQTGFEAAKGSGPILRNTTIDGCGGAGVFVDADATPVADGLTIDRIGGTGVVVWGGADPVIRASTIANCKKNGLYLGAEAHGTIEDLDVTGTGYPALYIGAQADPVLRRVHVHDVDEDLTLVDGANATFEQCTADAVGTSTMPVEGANPLVRRAGAVPATSATAARKNTATGTADPDAAETLPDLLAQLDRLVGLDKVKHDVGSLVKLVQMVQKRREAGLSPPPMSRHLVFAGNPGTGKTTVARLYGRILRALGMLGSGHLVEVDRSALVGEYVGHTGPKTQAAFRRALHGVLFIDEAYALTPEGHGADFGQEAISTLVKLMEDHREEVVVIVAGYPYEMVRFISTNPGLQSRFSRTLTFDDYSTDELVSIVQYQAADHEYHLGPATIEKLRRYFDSVDRGEGFGNGRFARGVFQHMTEQHAARVAELDSPTTEQLTELGPEDLPDVPEPH, from the coding sequence ATGCGTACCGGGATAGCTGATGCCTCGTCATCGGCTCGCATCGAGCGGGTCGGCACCAAGGGCTGGGGCCGGCACCGGTCGATCGGTGAGGCGATCCGCGCCGCGCAGGAGGGCGGCATCGTCTCCGTCGCGGCCGGCCGCTACGGCGAATGCGTCGTGGTGGACCGGTCGGTGCGGATCGTCGCGGAGTCCGGCGGTGTGGAGATCGCACCGGCCGACGGTGCCGCGCTCGAGGTGCGGGCCGGCACCGCGCTGGTGCAGGGTGTGACGTTCGTCTCCGCGCAGCCGCACCGGCCCGCGGTCGTGGTCACCGGCGGGACGGCCACGCTGGACGGCTGCGAGGTGCGCGGTGGCCGCGCCGAGATCGCCGGTCAGGCGTCGGTCACGCTGGACGAGTGCACGCTCAGCGGCGCCGCCGGCGCCGGTGTCGACGTCGCCGACTCCGCGCGCGTGCGCCTGCACGGCGGCGCGGTACAGCAGGTGGACGGCAGCGGGCTGACGGTCCGCGGCGGCGCCCGGGTGACCGTCTCCGGCACCGCGATCCGGCACGTCACCGCGGCCGGGCTGCACCTGCGCGAGTCCGCGGTCGCGGAGGTGGAGCGCGCCGAGATCTCGCACGCCGCGGTCGCCGCGCTGCTGGTCGAGGACGAGGCCGGCGCGACCGTACGGGACAGCCAGTTCTTCGACAACGACGGTGACGTGCTGCGCGCCACCGGCAGCGCGCCGTTCACCGCGGACGGCTGGCCGGGTGCGCTGCCGGACCGCCCGCTGCTCGACCCGCCCGCGTTCGGCCCCGGCGAGCCGGGCGGCGTCCGGCTCGAACGCTGCACCATGGACCGCACCGGCGGCACCGCGATTCACCTCTCCGGCACCGCGCACGTGGGTGTGGCGGACACCCGGATCGACACCGTGACCGCGGCCGGCGTGGTGGCCACCGGCGACGCCAGACTGGTGATGACGGACAGCCACATCGTCCGGCCGCGCAGCACCGGCGTGGCGCTGCTCGGCCAGGCGCACGCGCGGATCGAGGGCTGCTCGGTCGCCGACTCCGGCGCGAACGGCCTGTTCCTCGCGGGTGACTCACGCGTGCTGTTGCGCCGGCTCGGCGTCAAGCAGACCAGGTACACGGCCGTGCATCTGGGCGGCACCGCGATCGTCACGCTGGCCGACTGCGAGATCAGCGACACCCCGGAGTGCGGCGTACGGGTCACCGGCCGGGCCATGGCCCGGATCGACGGCGGCCGGGTGGAACGCGCCCGGCAGTCCGGCGTGGCCGTGGAGGAGACCGGCGACGCACACCTGCGCGGCGTGACCGTCACCGAGGGCGAGGTCGGCGTGCGCGTCGACTCGCCGCACCGCGCGCTGGTGGAGAACTGCACGATCTCCGAGATCGCACAGACCGGCTTCGAGGCCGCCAAGGGCTCCGGCCCGATCCTGCGGAACACCACCATCGACGGGTGCGGCGGCGCCGGTGTGTTCGTGGACGCGGACGCCACACCGGTCGCGGACGGCCTGACCATCGACCGGATCGGCGGCACCGGCGTGGTCGTCTGGGGCGGCGCCGACCCGGTGATCCGCGCGTCGACCATCGCGAACTGCAAGAAGAACGGCCTCTACCTGGGCGCGGAGGCGCACGGCACGATCGAGGACCTGGACGTCACCGGCACCGGCTACCCGGCGCTGTACATCGGCGCGCAGGCGGACCCGGTGCTGCGCCGCGTGCACGTGCACGACGTGGACGAGGACCTCACGCTGGTGGACGGTGCGAACGCCACGTTCGAGCAGTGCACCGCGGACGCGGTCGGCACCTCCACGATGCCGGTCGAGGGTGCGAACCCGCTGGTCCGGCGTGCCGGTGCGGTGCCGGCCACGTCCGCGACGGCCGCCCGCAAGAACACCGCGACCGGTACGGCCGACCCGGACGCGGCCGAGACGCTGCCGGACCTGCTGGCCCAGCTGGACCGCCTGGTCGGCCTGGACAAGGTCAAGCACGACGTCGGCTCGCTGGTCAAACTCGTGCAGATGGTGCAGAAGCGCCGCGAGGCCGGGCTCAGCCCGCCGCCCATGTCCCGCCACCTGGTCTTCGCCGGCAACCCCGGCACCGGCAAGACCACGGTCGCCCGGCTGTACGGCCGCATCCTGCGCGCACTCGGCATGCTGGGCAGCGGCCACCTGGTCGAGGTGGACCGGTCCGCGCTGGTCGGCGAGTACGTCGGGCACACCGGGCCGAAGACGCAGGCCGCGTTCCGGCGGGCGCTGCACGGCGTGCTGTTCATCGACGAGGCGTACGCGCTGACGCCGGAGGGGCACGGCGCGGACTTCGGCCAGGAGGCGATCTCCACGCTGGTCAAGCTGATGGAGGACCACCGCGAGGAGGTGGTGGTCATCGTGGCCGGCTACCCGTACGAGATGGTCCGGTTCATCAGCACGAACCCGGGTCTGCAGTCCCGCTTCTCCCGCACGCTCACGTTCGACGACTACTCCACGGACGAGCTGGTCAGCATCGTCCAGTACCAGGCCGCCGACCACGAGTACCACCTCGGGCCGGCGACGATCGAGAAGCTGCGCCGCTACTTCGACTCGGTCGACCGCGGCGAGGGTTTCGGCAACGGCCGGTTCGCCCGGGGCGTGTTCCAGCACATGACGGAACAGCACGCCGCGCGCGTCGCGGAACTCGACTCACCCACCACCGAGCAGCTGACCGAGCTCGGGCCCGAAGACCTGCCCGACGTGCCCGAACCGCACTAG
- a CDS encoding WXG100 family type VII secretion target produces the protein MAFEVTPEYVADAAANCTTSATEIEAQLQVTKNYVISLRDEYQGVAAMNFDALMADFDAFGVMLHNALINIGDGLRGNFNNYTSVEEFATTNLVEVNGEIPGVYF, from the coding sequence GTGGCGTTTGAGGTAACCCCGGAATACGTGGCCGACGCGGCCGCGAACTGCACCACCAGCGCGACCGAGATCGAGGCACAGCTGCAGGTCACCAAGAACTACGTGATCAGCCTCCGAGACGAGTACCAGGGTGTCGCGGCGATGAACTTCGACGCGCTGATGGCCGACTTCGACGCGTTCGGCGTGATGCTGCACAACGCACTGATCAACATCGGTGACGGCCTGCGCGGCAACTTCAACAACTACACCAGCGTCGAGGAGTTCGCGACCACGAACCTGGTCGAGGTCAACGGCGAGATCCCCGGCGTCTACTTCTAG
- the eccCb gene encoding type VII secretion protein EccCb, translating into MSRISFHRPARFLPPPIPQDKVVLPSPPEQKQSNAGFISLLLPLLSSLGIAAYMVSYGRPMLIALAIIFAVVSFSATIAFRVQNKHLERRTVMRQRARYRALLMDVRTNARQVASTQRMLGAWAHPEPDRLLAIAHSGRRVWERRQGDPDFLRVRIGIGDAELSTPIQIGTRLDPLADYDWESMRAARRLVDSMSKVAAQPIAIDLGTAGVISILGSPDATAAMTRSMLAQLAVMHAPDDVLIAVEAPDIEEWEWAKWLPHTFEPGSRRRPRAVPLITGEHGGLGDFLEREVRRRSESASARRLQAQFDRGAAPHQQRLVVLFTGFDPVSEWGRSAMLRALLEAAGPAMGITLIFLGRRETDEPGRVDLRVTVTPSGGLSLTGRTGTGAATSELSQADQVSLPMAELIARKLTPLTLTDEHEQVLARTVSLIEALVAGRSLDVALGGLWDPNMGPDRLLKVPIGTDGDGQSVVLDIKESAQGGSGPHGLIVGATGSGKSELLRTLVAGLLVTHSPDLLSMVVVDFKGGATFAPVAGMPHVAGMITNLADDAALVERVRVALSGEQQRRQQLLRAAGNVDSIKEYHRKRQAGEAGLDGAPLEPMPYLLVIIDEFAELLTAHPEFTELFVQIGRVGRSLGMHLLFSTQRLEEGRLRGLDSHLSYRICLRTFSAQESRTVIGTTDAYRLPPIPGSAYLKVDETIYRRFRVAHVSAPWRSPEEREAESISTSILPYEMRALTTADLYEEDEEDALPVAAGDGPTELSVIVDRLSSRGTPVRQVWLPPLPRAIPLDTLLGPVAVQSGRGLSATMWPIAGELRIPLGVVDLPGQQAQEPLLLDFGGPHGNLAIVGAPRSGRSTMLRTLMLATILTHTPAEAQFYCIDYGGETLHPFATAPHVGDVAGRMDKEMVGRMLADTRALITGREKVFRELGIDSVAEFRARRDSGRLPEGLRAADIFLVVDNWGALRTDMDHLEPVMVEIASRGLGVGVHLILTTNRWMEIRPALRESIGTRVELRLNDYNESDIHRRMAQAMPTNVPGRALCPPGVYSQVVLPRVDGRDTDEGLRDAQQDILAKVGPSWYGKPAPGVRMLPRRVVRDELVSADATPTAVPIGIGEPDISTISLDLVAGDPHFIVFGDTASGKSMFLRTWLRNLIDRQTGWEARVVLIDYRRSLLGIVPEGHLGAYAADSQTTKTYAQQIAGKLRERMPPSSITPEELKARTWWEGPEIYVVIDDYDLVGGSMQSPLAPLMEFIPHARDIGFHIVLTRRVAGAGRGAVGDAFFSRVRELGGGGLLLSGDPREGQLLGTEKAAVRPAGRGALISRGKPTRLIQIAMDEAPADDEPDAAAGSPFSASSR; encoded by the coding sequence GTGTCCCGCATCTCGTTCCACCGCCCGGCACGGTTCCTGCCACCGCCGATCCCCCAGGACAAGGTGGTCCTGCCGTCGCCGCCGGAGCAGAAGCAGAGCAACGCGGGCTTCATCAGCCTGCTGCTGCCGCTGCTGTCCAGCCTCGGTATCGCGGCGTACATGGTGTCGTACGGCCGCCCGATGCTGATCGCCCTGGCGATCATCTTCGCGGTCGTGTCGTTCAGCGCCACCATCGCGTTCCGGGTGCAGAACAAGCACCTGGAACGTCGGACCGTGATGCGGCAGCGGGCGCGGTACCGCGCGCTGCTGATGGACGTGCGCACCAACGCCCGCCAGGTCGCGTCCACCCAGCGCATGCTGGGCGCGTGGGCGCACCCGGAGCCGGACCGGCTGCTGGCCATCGCGCACAGCGGCCGCCGGGTCTGGGAACGGCGGCAGGGTGACCCGGACTTCCTGCGGGTCCGGATCGGCATCGGCGACGCGGAACTCTCCACGCCGATCCAGATCGGCACCCGGCTGGACCCGCTGGCCGACTACGACTGGGAGTCGATGCGCGCGGCCCGCCGGCTGGTCGACTCGATGAGCAAGGTGGCGGCGCAGCCGATCGCGATCGACCTCGGCACCGCCGGCGTGATCAGCATCCTCGGCTCGCCGGACGCCACGGCCGCGATGACCCGGTCGATGCTGGCCCAGCTCGCGGTCATGCACGCGCCGGACGACGTGCTGATCGCGGTCGAGGCGCCGGACATCGAGGAGTGGGAGTGGGCGAAGTGGCTGCCGCACACGTTCGAGCCCGGTTCCCGGCGGCGGCCGCGCGCGGTGCCGCTGATCACCGGTGAGCACGGTGGCCTCGGCGACTTCCTGGAGCGGGAGGTGCGCCGGCGTAGCGAGTCGGCCAGCGCCCGGCGGCTGCAGGCGCAGTTCGACCGCGGCGCGGCCCCGCACCAGCAGCGGCTCGTGGTGCTGTTCACCGGCTTCGACCCGGTCTCCGAGTGGGGGCGCTCGGCGATGCTGCGCGCGCTGCTCGAGGCGGCCGGGCCGGCCATGGGCATCACGCTGATCTTCCTGGGCCGGCGGGAGACCGACGAGCCGGGCCGGGTGGACCTGCGCGTCACCGTGACGCCGTCCGGTGGGCTGTCACTGACCGGCCGGACCGGCACCGGCGCGGCCACCTCCGAGCTGTCCCAGGCCGACCAGGTCAGCCTGCCGATGGCGGAGCTGATCGCGCGGAAACTGACCCCGTTGACGCTCACCGACGAACACGAGCAGGTGCTCGCCCGTACCGTGTCGTTGATCGAGGCTCTGGTCGCCGGCCGCAGCCTGGACGTGGCGCTGGGTGGGCTGTGGGATCCGAACATGGGGCCGGACCGGCTGCTCAAGGTGCCGATCGGCACCGACGGTGACGGCCAGAGCGTGGTGCTGGACATCAAGGAGTCCGCTCAGGGCGGTTCCGGACCGCACGGCCTGATCGTCGGCGCGACCGGTTCCGGCAAGAGCGAGCTGCTGCGTACGCTGGTGGCCGGTCTCCTGGTCACCCACTCACCGGACCTGCTGAGCATGGTGGTGGTCGACTTCAAGGGTGGTGCCACGTTCGCGCCGGTGGCCGGCATGCCCCACGTGGCCGGCATGATCACCAACCTGGCCGACGACGCCGCGCTGGTCGAGCGGGTCCGGGTCGCGCTCTCCGGCGAGCAGCAGCGGCGTCAGCAACTGCTGCGCGCGGCCGGCAACGTCGACTCGATCAAGGAGTACCACCGCAAGCGGCAGGCCGGTGAGGCCGGCCTCGACGGGGCGCCGCTGGAGCCGATGCCGTACCTGCTGGTGATCATCGACGAGTTCGCCGAGCTGCTCACCGCGCACCCGGAGTTCACCGAGCTGTTCGTCCAGATCGGACGCGTCGGCCGAAGCCTCGGCATGCACCTGCTCTTCTCCACCCAGCGGCTGGAGGAGGGCCGGCTGCGCGGCCTGGACTCGCACCTGTCGTACCGGATCTGCCTGCGCACGTTCAGCGCGCAGGAGAGCCGCACCGTGATCGGCACGACCGACGCGTACCGGCTGCCGCCGATCCCCGGCTCCGCCTACCTCAAGGTCGACGAGACGATCTACCGCCGGTTCCGGGTCGCGCACGTCTCCGCGCCGTGGAGATCCCCGGAGGAGCGCGAGGCCGAGTCGATCTCGACCTCGATCCTGCCGTACGAGATGCGCGCGCTCACCACCGCCGACCTCTATGAGGAGGACGAGGAGGACGCGTTGCCGGTGGCGGCCGGGGACGGCCCGACCGAGCTGAGCGTCATCGTCGACCGGCTGTCCAGCCGCGGCACGCCGGTCCGGCAGGTGTGGCTGCCGCCGCTGCCGCGCGCGATCCCGCTGGACACGCTGCTCGGCCCGGTCGCGGTGCAGTCCGGCCGCGGCCTGTCCGCCACCATGTGGCCGATCGCCGGCGAGCTGCGCATCCCGCTCGGCGTCGTGGACCTCCCCGGCCAGCAGGCCCAGGAGCCGCTGCTGCTGGACTTCGGCGGCCCGCACGGCAACCTGGCGATCGTGGGCGCGCCCCGGTCCGGCCGGAGCACCATGCTGCGCACCCTGATGCTGGCCACGATCTTGACGCACACGCCGGCCGAGGCGCAGTTCTACTGCATCGACTACGGCGGTGAGACGCTGCACCCGTTCGCGACCGCACCGCACGTCGGCGACGTGGCCGGCCGGATGGACAAGGAGATGGTCGGCCGCATGCTGGCCGACACCCGCGCGCTGATCACCGGCCGGGAGAAGGTCTTCCGCGAGCTGGGCATCGACTCGGTGGCCGAGTTCCGCGCCCGGCGCGACTCCGGCCGGCTGCCGGAGGGCCTGCGCGCGGCGGACATCTTCCTGGTCGTCGACAACTGGGGTGCGCTGCGCACCGACATGGACCATCTGGAACCGGTCATGGTGGAGATCGCCTCGCGCGGTCTCGGCGTCGGCGTCCACCTGATCCTCACCACGAACCGGTGGATGGAGATCCGGCCGGCGCTGCGCGAGAGCATCGGTACCCGGGTGGAGCTGCGGCTCAACGACTACAACGAGTCGGACATCCACCGCCGGATGGCGCAGGCGATGCCGACGAACGTGCCCGGCCGGGCACTCTGCCCGCCCGGCGTCTACAGCCAGGTGGTGCTGCCCCGGGTCGACGGCCGGGACACCGACGAAGGGTTGCGCGACGCCCAGCAGGACATCCTCGCCAAGGTCGGCCCGTCCTGGTACGGCAAGCCCGCACCCGGCGTGCGCATGCTGCCGCGGCGGGTGGTGCGGGACGAGCTGGTGTCCGCGGACGCCACCCCGACGGCGGTCCCGATCGGCATCGGCGAGCCGGACATCTCCACGATCAGCCTGGACCTGGTCGCCGGCGACCCGCACTTCATCGTGTTCGGCGACACCGCGTCCGGCAAGAGCATGTTCCTGCGTACCTGGTTGCGCAACCTGATCGACCGGCAGACCGGCTGGGAGGCGCGCGTCGTCCTGATCGACTACCGGCGCTCGCTGCTCGGCATCGTCCCGGAGGGGCACCTCGGCGCCTACGCCGCGGACTCGCAGACCACCAAGACGTACGCGCAGCAGATCGCCGGGAAGCTGCGCGAGCGGATGCCCCCGTCCTCCATCACGCCGGAGGAGCTCAAGGCGCGCACCTGGTGGGAGGGGCCGGAGATCTACGTGGTGATCGACGACTACGACCTGGTCGGCGGCAGCATGCAGTCGCCGCTGGCGCCGCTGATGGAGTTCATCCCGCACGCCCGCGACATCGGCTTCCACATCGTGCTGACTCGCCGGGTGGCCGGTGCCGGCCGAGGCGCGGTCGGTGACGCGTTCTTCTCCCGCGTGCGCGAGCTGGGCGGCGGCGGCCTGCTCCTCTCCGGTGACCCACGGGAAGGGCAGCTGCTCGGCACCGAGAAGGCCGCGGTGCGGCCGGCGGGCCGGGGCGCGCTGATCTCTCGCGGCAAGCCGACCCGCCTGATCCAGATCGCGATGGACGAGGCGCCGGCCGACGACGAGCCGGACGCCGCGGCCGGTTCACCGTTCTCGGCGTCCTCCCGATGA